From bacterium, one genomic window encodes:
- a CDS encoding DUF721 domain-containing protein yields the protein MGSSASRRPARVGDVLKERIAALGWERRLREEEVLTAWDAAVGPQIAAHARPSHVVNRRLTVVTESPVWTQQLALLKPDLLRRIAARFGAEAVTDLFFVTGRLDPAPAPQAAAARPRRAAAALPAELAGELDAIGDGEVREAVRRLILAALADETP from the coding sequence ATGGGATCATCCGCTTCCAGGCGCCCCGCGCGCGTCGGCGACGTCCTGAAGGAGCGCATCGCCGCCCTCGGGTGGGAGCGCCGCCTGCGCGAGGAGGAGGTGCTCACCGCGTGGGACGCCGCGGTCGGGCCCCAGATCGCCGCCCACGCGCGCCCCTCGCACGTCGTCAACCGCCGGCTCACCGTCGTCACCGAGAGCCCGGTGTGGACCCAGCAGCTCGCGCTGCTCAAGCCCGACCTGCTCCGGCGCATCGCCGCGCGCTTCGGCGCCGAGGCGGTGACCGACCTCTTCTTCGTCACCGGGAGACTTGACCCCGCGCCGGCCCCGCAGGCGGCTGCCGCCCGCCCGCGCCGCGCCGCCGCCGCGCTCCCCGCGGAGCTGGCGGGCGAGCTCGACGCGATCGGCGACGGCGAGGTGCGCGAGGCGGTCCGCCGGCTCATCCTGGCCGCGCTCGCGGACGAGACCCCGTAG
- a CDS encoding LysM domain-containing protein — protein sequence MKRTMHGWTAVLACAVALATAAGAHAAAAPAAGERAGFETYVVRRGDTLSGVAKRVLGDQKRWREILKDNPQVTNANLIYPGDSLLVPVPQQAVAAAPAPAAEAAAAATPAPAATSAQTAGTASAAGGGASERAATVEVPELPVEKARVTGTVNPALYRSAGYIADGLPAIAIVASEDERELIGSDDAAVINAPVTPGRVFTVVRADRRVFHPLTGAYLGWLTRVLGTAEVTCRDLLTSTVVLRGMRDAAGVGDYLVPFNPDDRLAEDALPGKQLPECVPAGPADGVVVAFDEDRLGVAEEDLVYLDQGTAASVGPGKRYVVYREGYGGCRAPIGEVQVLRVQEQSSTALVTASVGEVLVGDLLRAR from the coding sequence ATGAAACGGACGATGCACGGTTGGACCGCCGTCCTCGCGTGCGCGGTCGCGCTGGCGACCGCGGCCGGTGCGCACGCCGCGGCGGCGCCGGCGGCGGGGGAGCGGGCAGGCTTCGAGACCTACGTCGTGCGCCGCGGCGACACGCTGTCGGGCGTCGCCAAGCGCGTCCTGGGGGACCAGAAGCGCTGGCGCGAGATCCTGAAGGACAACCCCCAGGTCACCAACGCGAACCTCATCTACCCGGGGGACTCGCTGCTCGTGCCGGTGCCGCAGCAGGCCGTCGCGGCCGCTCCGGCGCCCGCGGCGGAGGCAGCGGCCGCGGCGACGCCCGCGCCTGCCGCCACGTCTGCGCAGACGGCAGGGACGGCGAGTGCGGCCGGCGGCGGCGCTTCGGAGCGGGCGGCGACCGTCGAGGTCCCCGAGTTGCCCGTGGAGAAGGCGCGCGTGACCGGGACGGTCAACCCCGCGCTCTACCGCTCGGCCGGCTACATCGCGGACGGCCTGCCCGCCATCGCCATCGTGGCCTCCGAGGACGAGCGCGAGCTGATCGGCTCCGACGACGCGGCGGTCATCAACGCGCCGGTCACGCCCGGCCGGGTCTTCACCGTGGTGCGGGCCGACCGCCGCGTCTTCCATCCGCTGACGGGCGCGTACCTGGGGTGGCTGACGCGGGTACTCGGGACCGCGGAGGTCACCTGCCGCGACCTGCTGACGTCCACCGTGGTGCTGCGCGGGATGCGCGATGCCGCGGGCGTCGGCGACTACCTCGTGCCCTTCAATCCCGACGACCGGCTCGCGGAGGACGCTCTTCCCGGGAAGCAGCTGCCCGAGTGCGTTCCGGCGGGCCCGGCGGACGGCGTGGTCGTGGCCTTCGACGAGGACCGGCTCGGCGTGGCCGAGGAGGACCTCGTCTACCTCGACCAGGGGACGGCGGCGAGCGTCGGCCCCGGCAAGCGCTACGTCGTCTACCGCGAGGGCTACGGCGGCTGCCGGGCGCCCATCGGCGAGGTGCAGGTGCTGCGCGTTCAGGAGCAGAGTTCGACCGCCCTGGTGACGGCCAGCGTCGGCGAGGTGCTGGTCGGGGACCTGCTGCGCGCCCGGTAG
- the ybgF gene encoding tol-pal system protein YbgF yields the protein MIARGLRLTGAALPLLLLGCVVEQRDFEALKEQVRVQQRQINELKARQEEQGLRIDTLNNGFKILGDKAEENGRRIDGLEERGGVSGGASIAVPEPSPSAAAPAAPEAAAPTVQPLPAAVAAPAASPAAAPAAATPPPVLLTNLPKTPAPASGGELISSSSKAEKLYATALGLFSNRDYTPAAAKFEEFVTDYRDHKLAGNAQYWIGECQYSQRHFAEAADEFGKVEKLFPASPKVAAALYKKGLSLWELKRTADAQAALQRLIEKYPQSEEAGKARERLERWK from the coding sequence ATGATCGCACGAGGGCTCAGGTTGACCGGGGCGGCCCTGCCCCTGCTGCTGCTCGGCTGCGTCGTCGAGCAGCGCGACTTCGAGGCGCTCAAGGAGCAGGTCCGGGTCCAGCAGCGGCAGATCAACGAACTCAAGGCCCGGCAGGAAGAGCAGGGCCTGCGGATCGACACGCTCAACAACGGCTTCAAGATCCTCGGTGACAAGGCCGAGGAGAACGGCCGCCGCATCGACGGGCTCGAGGAGCGCGGGGGCGTCTCCGGCGGCGCCTCCATCGCCGTTCCCGAACCGTCGCCGTCCGCGGCGGCTCCCGCTGCCCCCGAGGCCGCGGCCCCGACGGTCCAGCCGCTGCCCGCCGCCGTTGCAGCGCCCGCCGCGAGTCCGGCCGCCGCCCCGGCGGCCGCGACACCGCCGCCCGTCCTGCTGACGAACCTCCCCAAGACGCCGGCGCCGGCGAGCGGCGGCGAGCTTATCTCCTCGTCGTCGAAGGCCGAGAAGCTCTACGCCACCGCGCTCGGCCTCTTCTCCAACCGCGACTACACCCCGGCTGCCGCGAAGTTCGAGGAATTCGTCACCGACTACCGCGACCACAAGCTCGCCGGCAACGCGCAGTACTGGATCGGCGAGTGCCAGTACTCGCAGCGGCATTTTGCCGAGGCGGCCGACGAGTTCGGGAAGGTGGAGAAGCTCTTCCCGGCCAGCCCGAAGGTCGCGGCGGCCCTGTACAAGAAGGGGCTCTCGCTCTGGGAGCTCAAGCGGACGGCCGACGCCCAGGCCGCGCTCCAGCGGCTGATCGAGAAGTACCCGCAGTCCGAGGAGGCGGGAAAGGCCCGCGAGCGGCTCGAGCGCTGGAAGTAG